One window from the genome of Myripristis murdjan chromosome 6, fMyrMur1.1, whole genome shotgun sequence encodes:
- the LOC115360522 gene encoding UPF0676 protein C1494.01-like, with amino-acid sequence MNLPVVDFSAFNLNENDVVDDQLHVLSKELKTAFTEIGFVYLKNTGITQEEVDHVMTMSKNFFLQPEELKQPFSRKSYAVNLNHGWVSLETERLNPRRPGDLKEAFNITSLRTDIKWPSSGAATGFKEAHISFFQHCKELSLRVLRVMAHSLDLDPEVFLSTHRLIGSEENDTTLRSLYYPPVSREKVKEGQLRCGEHSDYGSITLLFQSHEGGLQVLSRSGEYISAPSIPGTVLVNIADLMQRWTSDLFVSSVHRVLLPPAGDCITRQSLAFFVHPDTDALITCIDGSNKYPPVKSGDYLTERFNDSYGRE; translated from the exons ATGAATCTACCGGTGGTGGACTTCAGCGCATTCAACCTGAATGAAAACGATGTTGTGGACGATCAGCTTCACGTCTTGAGCAAAGAGTTGAAAACAGCCTTTACAGAAATTGGGTTTGTTTATCTGAAGAACACGGGGATTACCCAAGAGGAG gTGGATCATGTCATGACCATGTCCAAGAACTTCTTCCTGCAGccagaggagctgaagcagCCCTTCAGCAGGAAAAGCTATGCTGTTAACCTCAATCACGGCTGGGTGTCCTTAGAAACCGAGAG GTTGAATCCACGTCGACCTGGAGACCTGAAGGAGGCATTCAACATAACTTCTCTTCGCACTGACATC AAATGGCCATCATCAGGTGCTGCAACAGGGTTCAAGGAGGcccacatttcttttttccagcACTGTAAAGAGCTGTCTCTGCGGGTGCTGAGGGTGATGGCCCACAGTCTGGATCTGGACCCAGAGGTGTTCCTCAGCACACATCGTCTCATAGGGA GTGAAGAGAATGACACAACTCTGCGGTCCCTGTACTACCCACCAGTCAGCAGAGAGAAGGTGAAGGAGGGTCAACTGCGCTGTGGAGAACATTCAGACTATGGCAGCATCACCCTGTTGTTCCAGAGCCACGAGGGAGGCCTGCAG GTCCTCAGTCGCTCAGGTGAATATATCTCTGCTCCCAGCATACCTGGAACAGTCCTGGTCAACATCGCTGACTTAATGCAGCGCTGGACCAGCGACCTGTTCGTCTCTTCA GTACACAGGGTAttactgccccctgctggtgactGCATCACTCGCCAGTCTCTGGCTTTCTTTGTCCATCCAGACACAGATGCCCTGATAACCTGCATTGACGGCTCCAACAAATACCCTCCAGTTAAATCAGGCGACTATCTCACTGAGCGATTCAATGATTCTTATGGACGAGAGTGA